Proteins from a single region of Acidobacteriota bacterium:
- a CDS encoding riboflavin synthase, whose amino-acid sequence MFTGIVKAIGKVEKLARKGAGARMEIGAPTAMLKRMRRGDSIAVNGCCLTMVAQHAGRFTADLSEETLAKTALGGYSSGTRVNLELPLRMGDPLGGHMMQGHVEGTGKLLGIKKLAGDGGWWMRVGIPAELRPLLVPKGSIAVDGISLTVAALTGNEAGFAIIPHTWQHTNLRWLKAGATMNLETDPIARHVEQLLAARAARSGLSERALRAQGF is encoded by the coding sequence ATGTTTACTGGGATTGTGAAGGCGATAGGGAAGGTGGAGAAGCTGGCGCGCAAGGGGGCGGGGGCGCGGATGGAGATTGGGGCGCCAACCGCGATGCTGAAGCGGATGCGGCGGGGAGACAGCATTGCTGTCAATGGGTGTTGCTTGACGATGGTTGCCCAGCATGCGGGGCGATTTACCGCCGACTTGAGCGAAGAGACGCTGGCGAAGACGGCGCTGGGCGGCTACAGCTCAGGGACGCGGGTGAATCTGGAGCTGCCGCTGCGGATGGGAGATCCGCTGGGCGGGCACATGATGCAGGGGCATGTGGAGGGGACGGGGAAGCTGCTCGGGATCAAAAAGCTTGCGGGCGACGGTGGGTGGTGGATGCGGGTTGGCATCCCGGCGGAACTGCGGCCGCTGCTGGTGCCGAAGGGGTCGATTGCGGTGGACGGGATCAGCCTGACGGTGGCGGCGCTTACGGGCAACGAGGCCGGATTTGCGATCATCCCGCATACCTGGCAGCACACGAATCTGCGCTGGCTGAAGGCGGGAGCGACGATGAACTTGGAAACCGATCCGATTGCGCGGCATGTGGAGCAGTTGCTGGCCGCGCGAGCGGCGCGAAGTGGGCTTAGTGAACGTGCGCTGCGGGCGCAGGGATTTTAG
- a CDS encoding RNA polymerase sigma factor produces the protein MPTDEQRHWEAVVWAHARTLYRIAFAALRNHHDAEDAVQETLQRAWKYRHRLAYVESPEAWLARIAWRVAKAHRSRVHTVSLDDDESPLQLAATGIAADELAADHQLRRLTHQLIQHLPAKLREPLILSTVEELSAREIGRMLKIPEASVRTRCLRARRLLREKLAAKLGEANVAARS, from the coding sequence ATGCCTACGGACGAGCAAAGGCATTGGGAGGCGGTCGTCTGGGCGCACGCGCGCACCCTCTACCGCATCGCTTTCGCCGCGCTGCGCAACCACCATGACGCCGAGGACGCGGTGCAGGAAACTCTGCAGCGCGCCTGGAAATACCGCCATCGCCTTGCCTACGTCGAGAGCCCCGAGGCCTGGCTCGCCCGCATTGCGTGGCGCGTCGCCAAAGCCCACCGCTCCCGCGTACACACCGTCTCGCTTGACGACGACGAATCGCCGCTCCAGCTCGCCGCCACCGGCATCGCCGCCGACGAGCTCGCCGCCGATCATCAGCTTCGCCGCCTCACCCACCAGTTGATCCAGCACTTGCCCGCCAAGCTGCGCGAGCCCCTCATCCTGTCCACCGTCGAAGAGCTCTCGGCCCGCGAAATCGGCCGCATGCTCAAAATTCCTGAGGCTTCGGTGCGCACCCGCTGCCTGCGCGCCCGCCGCCTGCTGCGCGAGAAACTCGCCGCGAAACTGGGGGAGGCCAACGTTGCCGCGCGATCTTGA
- a CDS encoding sigma-70 family RNA polymerase sigma factor: MQARNESESLEELLSRCAGAPQEDDWAALAQRTRKELAAVCGRVARRWGNRDLSVAEDMVQEVYARLVATPALSRFEARGEGSGLRYLKAIAAAVTHDHFRGIAAQKRGGGVEELPLYDWAEPAASGNGGAEQQLLLSEVESALQRLSRVGGVDRNLLIFQLHYRLGMTAQAIASIPALELSAKGVESALGRMIRLIQGEVLKPKAVGAGAK, from the coding sequence ATGCAAGCCAGGAACGAAAGCGAATCGCTCGAGGAGCTGTTGTCGCGCTGCGCCGGAGCGCCGCAGGAAGACGACTGGGCGGCGCTGGCGCAACGTACGCGGAAGGAACTGGCGGCAGTCTGCGGGCGCGTAGCGCGGCGGTGGGGCAACCGGGACCTCAGTGTGGCCGAAGATATGGTGCAGGAGGTCTATGCGCGGCTGGTGGCGACGCCGGCGCTGAGCCGGTTTGAAGCGCGCGGGGAAGGCTCGGGGCTACGGTATCTAAAGGCGATTGCGGCCGCGGTGACGCATGACCATTTTCGCGGGATTGCGGCCCAGAAGCGCGGCGGGGGCGTGGAGGAATTGCCGTTGTACGACTGGGCCGAGCCGGCGGCGAGCGGCAACGGAGGGGCGGAACAGCAGCTCTTGTTGAGCGAGGTCGAGAGCGCGTTGCAGCGGCTGAGCCGCGTCGGGGGGGTGGACCGCAACCTATTGATTTTTCAACTTCATTACCGGCTGGGGATGACGGCACAGGCGATTGCGTCGATACCGGCGCTGGAGTTGAGCGCCAAAGGGGTAGAAAGCGCGCTGGGGCGGATGATACGGCTGATCCAGGGAGAGGTGCTGAAGCCGAAGGCTGTGGGAGCAGGAGCGAAATGA